In the Drosophila takahashii strain IR98-3 E-12201 chromosome 3R, DtakHiC1v2, whole genome shotgun sequence genome, one interval contains:
- the l(3)L1231 gene encoding basic-leucine zipper transcription factor A, with translation MSCQQASRFHSATATATLAKSTATRRLATVAAAATAITAATAAAALTPVESLIAGKTTSEDSDPYAFTETVAVAPPILFNAQKSRARLSDTNRGSNKRQTAATAAASRKANLVAQLNATAAAKAQASLTNTTTNFHHVTQSQRQSPALQLQLPLQSQSQSQASPKRATNVCIVRPQQQQLEKIATSESCQPPAAPPPLYAHTPSLWQTPLLLDNGQKQPQQQQQQTQKKHVQHQQQHLLQHLPQHQQQLLLQQHQQLLQQQQQQQQQQQQQTVAIALVSPPTSPASLPSPTLPPATAAVTAMVAPISVSPKGGLPLPPSKFHHTTLAQHLQKVECLKKKKSLPLSCQNNNNSKLQNNNNVVESLNKQLAVQGASYNQSQPPPLMVFNTGTVAVPAQTPQIAASPKHSTGNSVDDSDLNEIPVNVIFRTPPAAGGAVGAPPNGTGRGAGVKLVTPLTPPTPPEISTPPLLAQMQPQMPTSCVPALAPSFKVMPPAVLSTKVVPAPPAAPPSSKLSVASAPAVPAATTTSSAPALAKKTEQMSSKVANINAANRQAPIAAKGGRKGITNNRNSNVGAKKTPTSTSMPPPQEPIALSADTAHRQRRRKPASKRNLATLSENETFSADSPYCLQQHWLHCGPKDQTHESPLSQSNRREERIAVRKGVLRRQALQLLSTRSLQELPMRAAKQRLQCVQNMLIKYQDHAGQQQGIGIGNRCLVDNCKQPTLSMAAHCERHIVNNSTQQLFQPCVAWRMDGTACQAPVFDVLHTLALCKVHSHLRSGTDAARPAPKPVALPVAGLNTLCVPVKQQRKRKANTNPVARPQKRGRKPANESTVYQISRQQINTLPLIPSAGMQRKSSTTSLESIASNSHSSATSHSQPPYTPANVSVAVPAAQNLPQISIPPALAPLSGDFQPKQQLQQQQHEPLVVPKLEVDSLFKFEADQQQQQQPALLSLDNANIKAEEISQIVAQLAAAGGDLPHHNNNNNSSNHNNNSVHFNNNNNLNYSNNNNNQHSFPSFNTAFGNAMGQPTNTITHNGHAAPTILANTADLLGQDMFGICENSSAYASSEDTGLGGLSESELIGANDADDIALNGAHLLEEHDLVNVFDTLPDDAFNELFQSVQQAECEAMDRALEIADKNLKCLQQTIGGSADSAFLNDFLDVGDDLLADAVMHSPNTSGIDAATLFVDSSSGGGNSSSNGASDIRGLVQT, from the exons ATGTCATGTCAGCAAGCCTCCAGATTCCATTCAGCCACCGCAACAGCCACATTAGCCAAGAGCACAGCCACCAGAAGGTTAGCCACAGTAGCAGCAGCCGCAACAGCGATAaccgcagcaacagcagcagcagcgctgACGCCGGTGGAGAGCCTCATTGCCGGCAAGACGACGTCCGAGGACTCGGATCCCTATGCATTCACAGAGACTGTGGCCGTCGCACCGCCCATTTTATTCAATGCACAG AAATCGAGAGCCCGCCTAAGCGACACGAATAGAGGCAGCAACAAGAGGCAGACGGCAGCAACAGCTGCGGCCAGCAGGAAGGCGAATTTGGTGGCACAACTGAATGCCACCGCAGCGGCAAAGGCGCAGGCGTCTTTGACGAATACCACAACGAATTTCCATCATGTCACGCAATCTCAGAGACAGTCGCCGgcgttgcagttgcagctgccgctgcaatcacagtcgcagtcgcaggCCTCGCCGAAGCGAGCCACCAACGTGTGCATAGTCcgcccgcagcagcagcagctggagaaGATAGCCACCTCGGAGTCCTGCCAGCCGCCGGCGGCACCGCCTCCGCTTTACGCCCACACTCCATCTCTGTGGCAGACGCCGCTGCTGCTTGACAACGGGCAAAAgcaaccgcagcagcagcaacagcagacgCAGAAGAAACATGtccagcatcagcagcagcacctaCTGCAACATCTCCCGCAGCATCAacagcagctgctcctgcagcaacaccaacagctgcttcagcagcaacagcaacaacagcaacagcagcagcagcaaaccgTTGCCATTGCGTTGGTCAGTCCGCCCACATCGCCCGCCTCACTACCTTCACCCACTCTGCCGCCAGCCACAGCTGCAGTGACCGCCATGGTGGCTCCGATCTCCGTGTCGCCCAAGGGTGGATTACCCTTGCCACCATCGAAATTCCACCACACCACACTGGCGCAACACTTGCAGAAGGTGGAGTgcttgaagaagaagaagtccTTGCCACTGTCctgccaaaacaacaacaatagcaagttgcaaaacaacaacaatgtggTGGAGTCGCTTAACAAACAACTGGCGGTGCAGGGAGCGAGCTACAATCAGTCTCAGCCGCCACCGCTGATGGTTTTCAACACGGGAACAGTTGCAGTTCCCGCGCAGACGCCACAGATTGCTGCTTCACCGAAACATTCCACCGGCAACAGCGTGGATGACAGCGATCTCAACGAGATACCCGTCAATGTTATCTTCCGAACGCCGCCAGCGGCAGGAGGAGCGGTGGGAGCACCGCCGAATGGAACTGGACGGGGAGCGGGAGTGAAATTGGTGACCCCTCTAACGCCGCCCACACCACCAGAGATCAGCACACCGCCTTTGCTCGCGCAAATGCAACCGCAGATGCCCACATCTTGTGTTCCAGCTTTGGCGCCCAGCTTTAAAGTGATGCCACCAGCAGTTCTCAGCACGAAGGTGGTACCTGCACCACCAGCAGCTCCTCCGAGCTCAAAGCTCTCGGTTGCGTCAGCACCTGCTGTTCCAGCAGCCACCACAACCTCATCAGCACCCGCATTAGCCAAGAAAACTGAACAAATGTCTTCCAAAGTGGCCAACATAAACGCCGCCAACCGTCAAGCGCCAATTGCTGCAAAGGGCGGCCGAAAGGGCATCACTAACAATAGAAACAGCAATGTAGGAGCAAAGAAAACGCCAACGTCAACTTCGATGCCGCCTCCACAGGAGCCGATTGCATTGTCCGCGGATACCGCTCATCGTCAGCGACGCCGCAAGCCCGCCTCCAAACGCAACTTGGCAACTCTGAGTGAGAATGAAACCTTTTCCGCCGACTCGCCCTATTGCCTGCAACAGCACTGGCTGCACTGTGGACCCAAGGATCAGACGCATGAGTCACCGCTATCGCAGAGCAACCGGCGTGAGGAGCGGATTGCGGTGCGTAAAGGAGTCTTGAGGCGCCAGGCGCTGCAGTTGCTGTCCACCAGGTCGTTGCAAGAGCTACCCATGCGAGCGGCCAAACAGCGGTTGCAGTGCGTCCAAAACATGCTGATCAAGTATCAGGATCACGCGGGCCAACAGCAGGGAAT TGGCATTGGCAACCGCTGTCTGGTGGACAACTGCAAGCAGCCCACGTTGAGCATGGCGGCGCACTGTGAACGCCACATTGTGAACAACAGCACCCAGCAGCTTTTCCAGCCCTGCGTCGCCTGGCGAATGGATGGAACCGCCTGCCAGGCGCCTGTCTTCGATGTGCTGCACACCCTGGCCCTTTGCAAGGTGCACAGCCACCTGCGTTCCGGCACGGATGCAGCCCGTCCAGCACCGAAACCGGTGGCTTTACCCGTTGCCGGACTCAACACGCTTTGTGTGCCCGTGAAGCAGCAGCGTAAGCGCAAGGCAAACACAAATCCCGTGGCTCGTCCGCAGAAACGCGGTAGAAAGCCGGCGAACGAATCAACTGTGTACCAGATCAGCAGGCAGCAGATAAACACACTGCCGCTGATTCCTTCGGCGGGCATGCAGCGCAAGAGCAGCACCACCTCGCTTGAGTCCATTGCCAGCAACTCGCACTCGTCGGCCACCTCGCACTCTCAGCCGCCCTATACGCCCGCAAATGTGTCGGTGGCGGTTCCTGCAGCACAGAACTTGCCCCAGATATCCATTCCACCGGCGCTGGCTCCACTCAGCGGTGATTTTCAGCCGAAGCAGCAgctacagcagcagcagcatgaaCCGCTGGTGGTGCCCAAATTGGAGGTAGATTCGCTGTTTAAATTCGAGGCcgatcaacagcagcagcagcaaccagcTCTCCTTTCGCTGGACAATGCCAATATCAAGGCCGAGGAGATTAGCCAAATTGTGGCCCAATTGGCAGCGGCCGGTGGTGATTTGCCCCAccacaataacaataacaacagtAGCAACCATAATAACAATAGTGTGCacttcaacaacaacaataatttgAACTatagcaacaataacaataaccaGCACAGTTTCCCCTCGTTCAATACGGCCTTCGGCAATGCAATGGGCCAGCCAACTAACACAATCACGCACAATGGCCATGCTGCTCCCACTATTTTGGCCAATACAGCCGATTTGCTTGGCCAGGATATGTTCGGCATTTGCGAGAATAGTTCTGCATACGCCAGCTCGGAAGACACCGGTCTTGGTGGACTGAGCGAGTCGGAGCTGATCGGCGCTAACGATGCTG ATGACATAGCATTGAACGGTGCCCACTTGCTGGAGGAGCACGATCTGGTAAATGTGTTCGACACGCTGCCGGACGATGCCTTCAACGAGCTCTTCCAATCCG TGCAACAAGCCGAGTGCGAGGCCATGGACCGGGCTTTGGAGATCGCCGATAAGAACCTCAAGTGTCTGCAGCAGACGATCGGCGGCTCGGCGGACAGCGCCTTTCTTAACGATTTCCTGGACGTTGGCGACGATCTGCTGGCCGATGCTGTGATGCACTCACCGAACACGTCCGGCATAGATGCCGCCACTCTGTTCGTGGatagcagcagcggcggcggcaatagcagcagcaacggCGCCTCCGATATCCGTGGCTTGGTGCAGACCTAA
- the LOC108061014 gene encoding serine protease easter, with the protein MGSFPALLVVVGALALGLGANAQLPINCVSKIPTGRVTGHCISIRDCDYFMRILVSGNPSQSDRTLLRENQCGERGNGVQVCCPSTAGLGALTHPLLPADCGTVRWQRSNDTDTKIREFPWLALIEYTRGNHEKIHACGGVLISDRYVLTAAHCVAQAAVGNLQITAVRLGEWDTSTNPDCQFHQDTQVADCAPPYQDIGVEELLPHPLYNRTDRTQINDIALVRLANPAKLNDFVVPICLPNKQLRADELEGLVTEVAGWQARSSPRMRKSYVTISSIEECQRKYAGQQLRIQASQLCGLTNSKECHGNAGGPLMLFKNEGYLLGGLVSFGPVPCPNPDWPDVYTRVASYIDWIHDSLRA; encoded by the exons ATGGGAAGTTTTCCAGCTCTACTTGTTGTTGTCGGCGCGCTGGCATTGGGATTGGGCGCGAATG CTCAACTCCCCATCAACTGTGTTTCGAAAATCCCCACTGGCCGTGTCACCGGTCACTGCATTTCGATCCGGGACTGTGACTACTTTATGCGGATCCTGGTTTCTGGGAATCCGTCCCAGAGCGATCGCACTCTTCTCCGCGAGAATCAGTGCGGGGAGCGGGGCAACGGCGTCCAG GTTTGCTGCCCCAGCACCGCCGGTTTGGGAGCCCTAACCCACCCACTTTTGCCCGCGGATTGCGGGACGGTTCGTTGGCAGCGCTCGAATGACACGGATACGAAGATCAGGGAGTTTCCCTGGCTGGCTCTTATCGAATACACCCGAG GCAATCATGAGAAGATCCACGCCTGCGGTGGAGTGCTTATCAGCGATCGCTATGTGCTAACCGCTGCTCACTGTGTGGCTCAGGCGGCGGTGGGCAATCTGCAGATCACAGCGGTTCGTCTGGGGGAATGGGACACGAGCACGAATCCCGACTGCCAGTTCCATCAGGACACTCAGGTGGCGGACTGTGCTCCTCCGTACCAGGACATAGGCGTCGAGGAGCTGCTGCCGCATCCGCTTTACAATCGAACCGACAGAACGCAGATCAACGACATTGCCCTCGTCCGTTTGGCCAATCCTGCCAAGCTCAATGACTTTGTGGTTCCCATTTGCCTGCCCAACAAGCAGTTGCGGGCCGATGAACTGGAGGGCCTGGTCACCGAGGTGGCTGGCTGGCAGGCCAGATCCTCGCCCAGGATGCGAAAGAGCTATGTGACCATCAGCTCCATCGAGGAGTGCCAGAGGAAGTACGCCGGCCAGCAGTTGCGGATCCAGGCCTCCCAGCTCTGCGGGCTGACCAATTCCAAGGAGTGCCACGGAAACGCCGGCGGACCACTGATGCTGTTCAAGAACGAGGGCTATCTGCTGGGCGGCCTGGTGTCCTTCGGTCCCGTGCCCTGTCCCAATCCCGACTGGCCGGATGTCTACACCCGAGTGGCCTCCTACATCGATTGGATCCACGACAGTCTGAGGGCGTAG
- the Hexim gene encoding protein HEXIM1: MAEAVKKESGGVQQRPLDGGGGGGGGSGGGGGGAGMPKRKHRRGKKSKMLPKKTKNHYPQWKLDMPAGAGATLEGNTRQNSRTKLVRSRSLLVPYNTNRFLMEEHMSELHKDDSDDNCFNSQTEDQVLFLSKEFSNVYERARLERLETMSKQELIQECLQIEDRYSKAQNVSKEFGAKLRAQEEKMRQLNRENQFLRSHFLRSCSTTAGPAAAAAAAASPPSAVAPTPSSACELQARQQPPQQPQPTPMDSSSEDSESDSSSTTSSTTSSTSSSSSDGHEMGVAGLNIANGHAEQRHERSHTRSRSRSPIHLNGHANEEERQRLLDGNQMDEDDNSSDVPKPGDAVVK, encoded by the exons ATGGCAGAAGCTgtgaaaaaag AAAGTGGCGGTGTCCAGCAGCGTCCTTTGgatggcggcggaggaggaggtggtggcaGCGGgggaggcggaggcggagCAGGAATGCCCAAACGGAAGCATCGCCGGGGCAAAAAGTCCAAGATGCTGCCCAAGAAGACCAAGAATCATTACCCACAGTGGAAACTCGATATGCCAGCTGGTGCGGGAGCCACGCTCGAGGGGAATACCCGCCAGAATAGTCGCACCAAGCTGGTCCGCTCGCGATCCCTGCTCGTGCCGTACAACACCAACCGCTTCCTGATGGAGGAGCACATGTCCGAGCTGCACAAGGACGACTCCGACGACAATTGCTTCAACTCGCAGACCGAGGACCAGGTGCTCTTCCTCTCCAAGGAGTTCTCCAATGTCTACGAGCGGGCGCGACTCGAGCGGCTGGAGACGATGAGCAAGCAGGAGCTCATCCAGGAGTGCCTGCAGATCGAGGATCGCTACTCTAAGGCCCAGAACGTGTCCAAGGAGTTTGGCGCCAAGCTACGGGCGCAGGAGGAGAAGATGCGCCAGCTGAATAGGGAGAATCAAT TTCTACGCTCCCACTTCCTGCGCTCGTGCTCTACGACAGCGGGTCCGGCGGCAGCTGCAGCGGCCGCTGCCTCCCCGCCCTCTGCGGTGGCCCCGACGCCCAGCTCCGCCTGCGAGCTGCAGGCCAGACAACAGCCGCCTCAGCAGCCACAGCCAACGCCCATGGACTCCTCCAGCGAGGACAGCGAgagcgacagcagcagcaccacgtCGAGCACCACTTCCAGCACATCCTCTTCGAGCAGCGATGGCCACGAGATGGGCGTGGCCGGGCTGAACATCGCCAATGGTCATGCCGAGCAGCGGCACGAGCGGAGCCACACTCGCTCCAGATCCCGATCGCCCATCCACCTCAACGGCCATGCCAACGAGGAGGAGCGCCAGCGCCTGCTGGACGGCAACCAAATGGACGAGGACGACAACTCCAGCGATGTTCCCAAGCCAGGCGATGCAGTGGTCAAATAG